Proteins encoded in a region of the Anopheles ziemanni chromosome 2, idAnoZiCoDA_A2_x.2, whole genome shotgun sequence genome:
- the LOC131282722 gene encoding uncharacterized protein LOC131282722 isoform X2 — MLEVFIGGWKNTKSVIRKNRTKPDVAEVETPDILNAGEFRGFWIRWQDNVITVGNEGAAAAFLSYENPDPFPINCIGVCTGWGATGSWLIEPASEQSSPSAPTAAALSSGGGAACWVQAVNGEVPPRAVVGGSDGEELYIGRAQHEGGIIPGKVVASHGVCYIPWGGVENSKAEYEVLCDFNGTFVPVSGSDIPPTALPAGESEDGEPLFIGRVNHEGTVTVGKVQPSHGVCYIPYGGQEMAFSDYEIYVSP; from the exons ATGCTGGAGGTGTTTatcggtggatggaaaaacacaaaGTCGGTGATCCGCAAGAACCGCACTAAACCCGACGTCGCCGAGGTAGAAACGCCCGATATACTGAACGCGGGAGAATTTCGCGGCTTCTGGATTCGCTGGCAAGACAAC GTAATCACGGTTGGCAATGAGGGCGCAGCTGCCGCATTTCTATCGTACGAAAACCCGGACCCGTTCCCGATCAACTGCATCGGCGTGTGTACCGGATGGGGCGCCACCGGCTCGTGGCTTATTGAGCCGGCTTCCGAACAGTCGTCACCGTCAGCACCGACCGCGGCAGCGCTCTCCAGTGGCGGAGGTGCTGCTTGCTGGGTGCAAGCGGTCAATGGTGAAGTACCGCCAAGGGCCGTCGTTGGTGGATCGGACGGCGAGGAGCTGTACATTGGCCGTGCCCAGCACGAAGGTGGTATCATTCCGGGCAAGGTTGTCGCTTCCCACGGTGTTTGCTACATTCCGTGGGGAGGCGTCGAGAATTCAAAGGCCGAGTATGAGGTGCTTTGCGATTTTAACGGCACATTCGTGCCCGTTAGCGGTTCCGATATTCCACCGACGGCGCTGCCGGCCGGAGAGTCTGAGGACGGGGAGCCACTGTTCATTGGGCGCGTGAACCACGAGGGTACCGTCACGGTCGGCAAGGTTCAGCCGTCGCACGGTGTCTGCTACATTCCGTACGGTGGACAGGAGATGGCATTTTCCGACTACGAAATCTATGTTAGTCCTTAA